The stretch of DNA gggagaaggggaggcgTCTCCGGCTGGGTTCACACAGAATAAGACAGGGGAGAGTGGAGGCTCGAGGaacaggagaggaaaagaaatactAGTTTCTGACAGAAGAGCTAGGGAAAAAAACCAGAGAGAAGACTCATCAGTCATGAGCAGAGCCTTAGCCACCTCTTCCATCCCCACACTTTCCACTTTCCCTAAACTATGAAACATTGAAagtaacaaaaaaacccacaagaattaaaagggaaaagcaaACGTAATACAGGGAATGAAAAAAGTGGTCCCAGAGGAGGTGATTAGGACACAGGTTCCCCAAAACCTCAGCTCAAAGAAGCAGAAACCCGGAAGTTGGAAGGGCAAGATCAGCTTACAAATCCCAGGTCTGTGAcagcagcaaagaaagaaagaaagaaaaaaaaaaaaaaaccatgaaaagcaGAACATAGATAATGACTTAAGAACGGAGAATGAAAACGACAAAATGACAGGCCCTCAAGATCTTGTGCTTTCCCTACGAAGTGTACAATCTCAACTTCTAATACAGCAGCCATCAGTCAAGGGTGATAGATAAAAGTCGTCACTGCGCAAAGCTCtcacttttcaaaatgaaaacatcatGTGGCTGCCACCCACCTCTCCCCAGCACTCCAGCCTCCCACTCCTCAGTAACCGCCTTCTGGCGTTTAAAGGCCTTGGGTAACTTATGGCGGGGGGAGGGGTCTAGAGAAATGCCAGACCGGGAAAAATTCATCTCCCCAACAAACAATGAATGAAAAGCAGGCCAATAACTAAGATGAATCCTCTTTCCAGTTAATAAGTAAAACCTTCGTCACCATTGCGTTACTCTTCAGGCCTCACCCCCTTTCCGAAAAACACATTGACACCATTCCTAAACAATTAAAACGCTCTAAATAATAGTGGGAAGGCCGAAATGAGAAAAGTTCAACTAGGCCCAGAAGCCGCCGATTCCCACTACCGCGAGCCGACAACGCAAAAATAAGCGGGAGGATGAAAAGAGCCCCGCCCTCCGCAAATGCCCAAGGCCAGAGGACGCCTAGCGTCACCTCTCATCGCCGCTGGGGCCTCCGATTAAGCAGGCGCCCACTGGAGGAGCGAAGAGTAAAGGAAACACAATGGCGCCAGGGCCACCATCTTGgacttccccccctcccccgcgcgCCGCTTCCCTGCCTCCGCCCCCCCAACCTTCTTGCTCTTGAAAGGAATGTATGCGGTGGAAGTAACAACTCAATCAGACCCCGGCGACCAGACCGTAGCTTGTACAAGGGTTATCAGGAGCCCTGCGACGGGATGGCCGCAGAGAAACGCAGATGGAGTCGGATTGTGCTGAAAGCCAAACCTTACCTGAACAAGGCGAAGGCGTATGGCGGCGGCAACAGCGACGAAGGAGGGAATCGGCCTTCACTTCCGGttccccgctccccaccccccacctccgccGGCCTCCCGCCTTCTTCGCTGTGAGCGCGCAGACGCAAGAGACCGGAAGAAGGACCTTCCACCATTCTATGGTTCCGCGCGCTCTAGGGTTGCCTTTAGAAAGTGCCTTTGTGAAAGAAAAAGCCACTTTTAACTCCGCCGCTAATGCCAGTAACAAAAGGCATAAAGGAAACCAGCATTTTCTCCCAGTGTTATCTTTTTATCTTGTCCTACTCTTTTTCTCGTCCTTCTCCTCTCCACTTAATTTCTTGCCACGCAGGCCTCCTCTCTGGGCACCCCTCCGTGGAAGCCACCCAAGGTGGCGGGACTGCGAGTTCCCACGGGGTCCTTGGCTCGGTAGTCAAGGTGACCTAGGGAGGTTGGCCCTGGAGCTAGGTAAGGGTTGTCCTTAggttgggggaggaaggaagtcTGGTTCTTCAGTCGTACCCTTTCCTCAGCAGTGGAGGCAGTGGACGACATTTGCCTAAAATTATGTTGGCTGATGTAGCTGATGTCCTCAGGGCCCTGAGATTCGTGGGCATGGGCGGCGAATCAGGAAGGTATTTTGAATCCACCGAGTCTAGATTCTGCCCCAGGTGTTAAAGACAAATGGTAGGTAAGTGGTAAGGTTTGAGagttacataatattttataaattttctaccATAACATACTTAGTCCTGCCTCTAATAGCCCCTTCGTTTggcctagattttttttctgaatgaaataTTTGATACCCACCTCCACTCCGGTTTTTATAAGTTATGGAAATCAAATGTGACTTAAAATTgagaactggggagttcccatcatggctcagcagttaacgaatctgactagcatccatgagaatgaagattcgatccctgaccttgctcagtgggctacggatccagcgctgccgtgagctgtgatgttggttgcagacacagctcggatcctgcgtcgctgtggctgcaactacagctccgattcgacctctagcctgggaacctccatatgcagcagctgcagccctaaaaagcaaaaacaaacaaaaaactgagaagTGTTTGGCCCTTTACCTGTTATCGCACTTAACCACTTAACACCAAGGTGTACCATTATTCCCATTCTACATCAAGCGAAAAGGATTTAGAGAATTAAAGCAACATGTGCAAAGCAATGGAGTTTGTaaagtgacagagccagagaaAAAACACTTACTTATTCTCTACTAAATCCTGTCTCCATGCTTAAAGAGTGGTTAATAAACACACTATGGATCACCTCATTAGTTCAAGTTCTTGGTGCAGTAGGCTTGTTTCCTGTGGCCAAAAGAAATGACAGTGGTCCAAGGATGGTGTCATGGAAGGGCAGTTTTTCCAACCTGTAGTAtcaatttttttcaacagtatttTATCAACTGCCTATTCTGTGCCCGGTGCTCTCCAAAGatctggggacacagcagtgaagaGCTCTATCATCACGGAGTTCACATAATGGGGGAGATGCCACATAAACATGTCAAGTATCCATAAGTGCTgtgaaagaaaatatagcaaGGTAAAGGTGCTTGTTCCTACACCCCAGTTTTTCTCTACAGTTGCCATCTCTAGTCCTCAGGTTTCCAAAGGAGGAGCCACAtgtttctctatttatttatttatggctgcacccacagcatggggtagtttctgggccaggggtcaaacccaagccacagcagcaacaacactgaatccttaactgtcaggccaccagggaactctgtttctcactcaagaaaaaaaataacataccatttgcttttgtttctccagCAAGCATCAAAAACAGCCCCTTTGGGTGTCTGGGGAATACATAAaccaggaaaatgagaaaaaaatgaagcaaaagaggAGGCTGACTTGACCCACCAATTGGTTTGcccataattattttattgacaCTTTTTTTCATAGTTACAAAGGGAAAGTAAGGTGTTGAAGATGTAGAAAGGAAGGCCATGCATACAAGGGGACAGAGCATCACTTTAGATCTCAGGTCTTTGGGAAAATAGGAAAATGCGGAAatccaataaaaagaaagaccaacttaagagagacaaaaagggaggttaagagatgcaaacaaCTTCCTGGCACTTCCGTAGAGAGGCTAAATCAGatcattatttcatcttttcaagGATTATAAGGTCTCTGGGAAAAGAGGTGGGAAGAACCAATTCCTCATGGAATCACTAGGGTCACAGAATAAATGAGTAGAATTAGAAAACCACAGACAGAAATGAGGAAACAGCTGTGTTTAGGTTTTGGCAGGTGGGCAGGGGATGGTAATTATATCACAAGGTTGCCAGTCATTGAATCGCAGCTACTACATGCTAGAAACCATGCCAGGTTCTTTACAGAATGGTTCCTAACCATTGCAGCAACCCTGCAAGGTAGGCCTTATTACTGTTATTCCAGTATTGCAAATGACACTGGAGCTGGAGTTTAAGGTGCATGTTCTGGTTGCCCAGCTGGCAGGTGGCAGGGTTGGGAGAGGGATCCAAGCCTACCAGGCTCTGAAGTCAGAGTGGTTTCCACATCCCTACTTCTTCTGTCACAAAGGGGTTGGGTGAGGGTGACTTGGGATTTACAGGTTCCCAGTGAAGGATTAAGAACATGGAGATTCAGGTCTGAGCAGGATATTTATAGATTTCACAGGAGAATTATTGGATTTGCTTCCAGAATTTCTATGGAATGAGAAGGTGAAAAGGATCATGGTGGGAGGTGATTCTTGAGGATTTCTTTGAAGGGGGGAACTGGAAGGAGGAGTCGGGCCCTCCAGGGACCTGGTGTGGGTTCTAGGCAGCAATCCGGTAGTTGGGGTGGACCTGGGGCCTGACGTCGCAGACCATGCCAAGAAGCTGGGCCAGGACACGTTCCCGATTTCTTTGCTGGGAGCTCTGCATGCCCTGTACCTGGCGTCTTGTAGCCTGCTCCACCTCAGCGGACAGGTTCCCCTGGGAGCCCAtggcctgggggaggtgggggagagaaaggaaaaagcagaaacagagaaagaaggcaTCCAGGCACATGGAGGGAAGGAtcctggagcaaggccaggaagaaAGGCCCTCTCCAAAACCACTGCCATCCACAGAAATATCCAGACATCAAAGAGAGCCACGTAATGCCCTCTCCTCTAAGACCTGACAGGCAGCATCATCCTACAACAGACCATACAATCCCCACCGCCTCACCACATGCGCCCATAAAACTCTGCCCTCCACCCCAAATGTCATACTCTGCATGGACTGTGACATCCCCCTACCTCCACAAGCTATACAAGTCCTTTAAAGCTCCCAGACTCTCTTACGTATTGCAAAGCTCCATCAGCAATGTGGTCCTCGCCAGAGTCCCCTTCAGCGAGGGGACCCCTCCACCTTTTTTTCTTGTGGAATCACCCTGTATACACCTCACCAGATAGACCTATCAAGTTGCATCCCAGGGTCCCATCCCAGCTCCCCCATGACTTACTGCTTGCTGCTTGCTCTGGaattcctgctctctctctctgcggTATTGCTCCACTTCCATCTGTGCCTCTTCCTTTGCCTGCTTCAGGCGCCGCGCCTTCCCTGGTAAcagaagaaaggacagaaagtGGAGGTAGaccctccccaccaccactaAATCTGAGAGTATGGGTCACTCCCTTCGGAAAAGTTATTCTGCCTTCTCTCAGTCAGCTAGATGCTAGATTCTGACacccatttcttccttcctaataagccaccccagctccttcctccccaccagcCTTGGGTTATCCGAAGGACTCAAATGTTTGCTGTATCCCTACCCCCAGTTTTCTCTCTGGACTCCTAAGGGAGAAATGAAGAGACTCACTCTTTCTGGCATCTGCCACCTTCTCAGCGGCCCGCTTCTCAGCTTGCAGGAGCTGCTGGATGCCCTGGGATTGACTGGCCATTTCTGTCGTTTATGACCGATGCTGTTTCGGATGCTATCAAGGTACCAGACGGCTCTCCCCCACACTGCCTACTTCTCCTCCCCCAGCTGTTTGCTGCAGCCTTCCACTACCCCTGGGTCTTAGTGCTCCTCTTTTCTTTCAGCCTTCTGCACCGGGTGTGCCCCCCAAATTGATCCTCCGATTGATGATGACTGCTCCTTTTCGCTCACCTCTTCCTCTGGCAGTACCCAAAATTACCGCCTGGGGGCAGCAGAGACCAGGCCCAAAGCTCCCCACAACCGTCGTCGCAGGTGCAGGGTTTTCCCACTTGGAAGGGCTAGGAATGCGGGCAGGGGTCAGGAGGAGAGAAATATCTGGGAGAGAAGGAGACATAGAAGGATTGAGAATGGGGTGAGGAGGTAAATCAATCATCCTGGGTGGTGTGTTGGGCATAGAGTATGCTGGGCTTCTCTAAATTCCAACTTgtcttcccctttttttctccctctcatttCTATCTCCTTTTTCTACTTTCTCAATTCCAGATATCTCCATTCATCTcacttgctttattttcttgtgtcttttcctgtgtttttctcctttatgacCTGTCCCTTTCTCGGccttgctgtggttttggttttgcattttcaCCGTGATTTTTATCCTGTCTCCCCTGTTTTCTCTCCTCATCTTTTCGTCTATTACTGAATCATCTCTCTCCTTCCAGTTGGGGGAGGCGGGGTTCAACCTCCAGCTAGCCCTTGCCTCTGCTGCTTTTTCTGGCGTATCGTAGTCTTCCGGTTTCAGACGGACCCTTTATCTTAAGTTCCCTAGGTTCCCCCCCGGAGGCTAGAGCAAGGAAACACCTCCCGCCCCCCTCGGGGAGGAACGACATCCGGTAACGCGCTTC from Sus scrofa isolate TJ Tabasco breed Duroc chromosome 7, Sscrofa11.1, whole genome shotgun sequence encodes:
- the ATP6V1G2 gene encoding V-type proton ATPase subunit G 2 isoform X2, which produces MEVEQYRREREQEFQSKQQAAMGSQGNLSAEVEQATRRQVQGMQSSQQRNRERVLAQLLGMVCDVRPQVHPNYRIAA
- the ATP6V1G2 gene encoding V-type proton ATPase subunit G 2, translated to MASQSQGIQQLLQAEKRAAEKVADARKRKARRLKQAKEEAQMEVEQYRREREQEFQSKQQAAMGSQGNLSAEVEQATRRQVQGMQSSQQRNRERVLAQLLGMVCDVRPQVHPNYRIAA
- the ATP6V1G2 gene encoding V-type proton ATPase subunit G 2 isoform X1; this translates as MPNTPPRMIDLPPHPILNPSMSPSLPDISLLLTPARIPSPSKWENPAPATTVVGSFGPGLCCPQAVILGTARGRGKARRLKQAKEEAQMEVEQYRREREQEFQSKQQAAMGSQGNLSAEVEQATRRQVQGMQSSQQRNRERVLAQLLGMVCDVRPQVHPNYRIAA